Part of the Lycium ferocissimum isolate CSIRO_LF1 chromosome 6, AGI_CSIRO_Lferr_CH_V1, whole genome shotgun sequence genome, CTATCAAACCTGTTTGGAGTAATGTTGGACAAAATTGATTATGGAGTTAGAATTATGTGATTCAAGTTGGGTTGTAGTTCATAAATTTAGTTCGTCAATTTGCTAGCACTAAGAATAAGAAAAGGCCATTCACAAAAGTCATTTGCTTTTTTATACTTTAGCTGATCAATGCATCTTCTACTCTTTTTTCCTGTTCATTGCTGTTCTTATACTCTAGTGCTATGCAGAAGCAGACCATGTAACAAAGGTGATTACCTGGAAGAGGACCACATCCTTAAGATCATCTTCATCGAGGAATCCTCTTAATAGTAAGGATGACAATGATGATAGTGGAAGTGATTTTGTTGAAGATTTTTGCATGATAGCTGGAAGCCACTCATCCACTCTTGACAGAGTATATGCATGGGAGAGGAAACTTTATGATGAAGTGAAGGTACTGACCTGAAAACTCGAGTGTCCtgattattttaaattacattGGCAGGACAAGCTGAGGGAGCTTGAATTTACAGCTCAAGTAACTCAAATATAGATAAGAGCTGAATCTTCAGATATTAAGAAGCAGACTCCAAGAAATGGTTGCTAGATATGGTTTATAGAGTAAGATACAACATTCTTAAAAAAGGTTTATAGAGTAAAATACAGCTGAATTTGACATTAAGGATAATTTGAGTTGCTAATGACACATTAAACAAAGAGTATACTGAGAACAAAACAGGTGGTGAAATGAAACCTTCAATTAGGCAGTGAGTATCTCTTTTCAATGGTTCTTTTATAACCGTGGTATTCCAGTCAGCTTGTGCGCACCTTGACTAATTCCACGGGCACTTGCTACTTCCACCATCACAAGTACCGGGTAACTCTGTTCACCAAGCCCTGGACAGATGAGAACAAATCACCTAGTATTTTTTCTTCCGTTggaatttgaacctgagacctctcTGGTCTCAACcaacttcattgaccactaggccagaCCCTTGGATTCTGATCACCCTAAACTACACAATGTGTAGCCTATGTAGAGCAATTCTTACTCAGAAACAAAATTCTTCAGAGTGATCCAGTTTGACTTCCCCTGGGTGTATTAGCTTAGGGCTGATAGCTGCATTACTCTATAACCAGAGACCTGGAAATACTAAGTTTATGAGAAAATGCAAAAAGAAGTTACCCTTGAAGAATATTCTGAAATTTATCGGAATTCTTCTTTTGTGAATTTCCCTGACCTCTTGGTGGACCACGAAACTTCATGTGAGCCTTCTATATTACTCATTCACATTATGTACATGTAATGCTTTGTTGCACTTTAATAAGTCTCTTGTTGACGACAGGCTCTGCACTTATAAGCACCTTGTCTTCCAAGTTTTCGTTTTAGAAAAAATTCTATTCAGCTTGAGGCGTTTGAGCAAGTTTCTTTTATCCAGTCTCCTAACCCTAAACCATCATAATGAACAAATAAATTTCATTGTCATTGAGCTTCACTTGTATAGAAGTCCATCGCTTGTTATCCTCCTCAATGATGTCGAAATATATCTCGCTGCTGGTGCATTACTTGCCGAGGAAGTGCTCTGTTATAAGAATCCCTTTTATTTGATAAAGAAGAATCAGGTTGACAACAAGAATGTTTAACAATttatgtttatgaagtatttggTGTTTAGGCCCATTTTTACAAGAATACTCCCAAAATTCCAATCACAGTGCTGTCAGGTTAAGTTGCTTCAGACTGGAAAATACTTTCTTTCAGAAACTGTTCTGGATGATCAGGAGCTTCATTGACTCCAGTTCTCACTAGGGCCAATAGATAGCAGCCAATCGAAGAATGTTTCTTTTCTGCAGTcaggttcaagtgtcttttAGTATAGATACTTGTATTGAGAAGATGCATTTTCATTTAGGTTTCTGGACCTTCCTCCCAAAATTCCAATCACAGTGCTGTCAGGTTAAGTTGCTTCAGACTGGAAAATACTTTCTTTCAGAAACTGTTCTGGATGATCAGGAGCTTCATTGACTCCAGTTCTCACTAGGGCCAATAGATAGCAGCCAATCGAAGAATGTTTCTTTTCTGCAGTgcgggttcaagtgtctttTAGTATAGATACTTGTATTGAGAAGATGCATTTTCATTTCGGTTTCTGGACCTTCCATAGCGCTATTGTACTTCCCATACCTCATCACTGTTCTTGAATTGTATCTTGTGGAAATGAAGATGAACTATAGAGCCTTTCATAGGCATGTCATTTCTGTGGTATTTTAGAAGATAATTCTCCTTTTTGTATGTAAAGCTCATTTGCTAGTCATTCCTCTTTTATCTTCAGACGATTGAGTCAATCAGGAGAGATTATGATCGGAAGTGTAACCAACTTAGGCATCAATTCGCCAAAGATGTTAGCACCCAAATAATTGACAAAACACGGTCAGTGGTGAAAGATCTCCATTCACGCATCAGGGTGGCTTTATATTCAGTTGATTCAATATCAAAGCGGATAGAGAAAATGAGGGATGAAGAGCTGTTGCCTCAAATTTTGGAACTTATCCAAGGGTAAGGATAACAATTTTTTTACTCTTCCTGCTATTTGGACATATTTACTTTGAggaactattttatttaaacctCATTTCTAGGGTCATCTGTCCATGTAAATGCCTTGTATGTTTGCTATTACATTTACTATTAGACTCGTAATATCTGGGGTCCATGCAGATTGATCAGAATGTGGAGAGCGATGCTTGAATGCCACCATGCCCAGTATATAACCATTTCTCTAGCATACCATGCCAAAGCTTCGGCTTCAAGTCCTCAGGGTGACACTCAAAAGCTGATTATGAGTCAGCTGCAGGATGAAGTAGAGTGTTTTGGCTTGAGTTTCGCCAACTGGATTAACAGCCATACTTCATATGCGGAAGCTCTTAACAGCTGGCTGCAAAACTGCATTCTGCATCCACGTGAACGAGTCAAAGGCAGAAGAGCATTTTCCCCTCGACGAGTTCTGGCCCCGCCAATTTTTGTGCTTTGTCGTGACTGGACCGCTGGGATTAAATCTCTGCCTTCTGAAGAACTTAGTGATGCCATCAAAGACTTCTTGTATGACCTGCGGCATTCAGTTGGACATCACTCAGAGGAActgcaaaagaaagaaactacTCCTGAACCGGGGAATGAGGAATTGGAAGcgaaagatgaagagaagaaCGATGAGAAGTCATCAAATTTGAATTGCATACACTCGAGTTTAACGAGGGTTCTGGACCGTCTGACCAAGTTCTCCGAGTCTTCTTTAAAGATGTGTGAAGATATCAAGCAGAGATGTGAAACAGCTCGAAATGCATATGTGAACTATCGACCACCACCAAGATCCTTTAGTATATGATTGCTTTCTTGACATTACTTTTACTTTCTAAAGTTATGAAAATATGCCATTGTAAATCAAAAGTGACTTGAAAGATTATGCCCTTCtctttttgatgaaaaatagGTTACTAATTTAGCCGAAAAGTAAACTCTGCTATCAGTTtaatgggcaatttgcaggattgcccttcaccgggggtggtctttaatttttatccctcaaaatggtggtctttaaattttgcccttcaggTAGAATTTGCAGGGGCACAGGCAGTTTCGCTGGTCAGATttacaaaattctgccttgtgaatttttttttttttttttactgagctggggttcgaaccctgaACCTCAGGGTGTTAGGCGAGAGGTAAAACttaaagatcaccaatttgaagggcaaaaattaaagatcaccccaaatgaaaggacaatccgtgcaaaaagaAGCAGTTTAATTATTAGATGTCCATTCTAGTTGTGAGTTGCATGAACTGTCAAAACTACGTAGTGAAGGCAACTGTTTTTTCTTCGAAAGCTCCCTCTCAATCTCATATCAATTGTCTACCCGAACTCTTATGTGACATATCATCTTTTGTTAAGTTGACATTTAATACATTATTCTCTACTTTAGTAGTCACTGGTTTCACTATTAAATGTACCAGTCGGTTTGAAGACATTCAATGTAGCTGTTCATTTGACTGTTTTTGTGAAGATCATAAATGTTAGTACTCTCGTGGTgctttcaggaaaaaaaaaaaaaaattgcccactcaaacatgaaaataaatcaagaaataacttGCTGTCGAGCTCATTAAGGATGGAAAAAGACAACACCGCCTATTATTGAAGACCGTAGATATCTGTTGAATGTCAGAAAACTCTATTAAACACATTTGGAAAGAAGCGCACAAGATGAAGGGCACAAGCATGATGAAGATCTAATAATCTGGGAAAATGCACTCAAGGGTATGAAGTTTCTTCTCAAGCAACGTTACTTTTTAAAGACTTAACATTTATGTTATTGCTCCTCTCGAGGTCAAATTTACTATCTAATGCTGTGTATCAGGTGGAGATCAATTTGTAGGGAGTAGGGATGCTGCAGCTGTTCAAAATTTAGATGAATAAAGTAGGTGTTGGCTATAAACCACTTCAACTGGTCCTGCAGTGGAAAATTTAATGGTCTCAAATGGTCAATGCCAAATTAAATGCAGAGTTCTCCTGTTGTGGGGCTAACATCTCTGTCAAGAATATGATGTTGAGAAGCTTATAAATGTTATATCTCAAACAATGATAATGACGATAGAAATGCTAGATTTAAATACCAGTATAGCACCTTTAGATCTTATTCCACATTTAACGTTTAGATAAGTACATCAATTTTGCCTATAAGAACTTGTTGACAACAAGAACTCATCAAGCTTGCTTACCAAGATAAAAGTGATACAGGAAGCTTGACACCATGATAAATAATGGGGATACAAAGTATACTTAGAAGGAACTTCTTAACCACAATCCACAGACAATGGGGAACTTCTTGGATTATGAAAaccagaaaaggaaaaaaaaaatataggcaACAGTATAACTTGCCCACTTATGTTAGAAACTAGAACCCAACATTTTGAGTATACTGTGAATAAGCTTCTGATGGAGTCTGCACACCAATTGGAGCACGCGTAACGTAATCTGGAAGATCAAAGGCATCCACAAGTTCTCTTGCAATATTCTTAACTTGGAAGCATAGATATTCTGATAGCTTGTGAATTGCCTGTAAAATTAAAAGCGGATGGTCAGACATGAAAGAAAATCAAACTGACTAGAGAgagttaatgaaaatttattaCTTGCTCATTCAACTTCTAAGACATATTTTTGCCAAGAGCCATTTACTTTAGATGGATATCAGAATTAGGGGGGTTGAAAAAGGTGCCACTATTTGACTGTTATCCTAGATTCTTTAAGAGACACAAAATTACTACACATCATAGTATCTAAGATAAAGGGAATCATCAGGAAAAAATAAACCTTAAGAACCATATCAACTGCAAAGCTACAATTAGATTCAGATGTTCGTGAATAATACTCTTGAATGTTTTAAGTTGCATTTATTGTTAGGTTCTAGATATTAAGTATAAGTACAGTAACTATATTTCCAGCAATTTTCCCCTAGATTCATACCTTAGCTTTGTTAGGGGCCACGTAGTCCACATTGCGATAAGTTCCTATGTCATTCCAGATTCTATCCAAGGCATAAAGGTCACACACGAGTTTTAGGGCAGCACGAGAACTTTCATCAGGACAActgcaaaaaagaagaagagagaattaGACAAAAACTAGTTGAAGGAAAGCACAAGCTTCTCAAATTGTGATTAGGAAGTACTTTTTGACTGCTTCAATGAACTTTTCAAGGATGAAAGATTCGATATGAGACTCTGCAAGCGTCAAGAGGTGATTTAAACATCTATTCCAAGCACCAAATCCTCCAAGAGTCTTGGAGTGCTTCTGAAGCCGGATAGCTACACTTTGAAGCAATCTTGACGTACGATACTGGAAAAGGAGCAGCGACAGCATAGTTAGATATACAATACTGTTGTATCGCAATATGCTCTGTCATCAGATTGACCACAAAATACTCACCCTAAAAGCATCCAACTGGAAGTTAGGATCTCGTAAGTGATCTTCACCTTCCCATCTAGCCGTTACTGGGTTAGGCTGagagaggtaagaattcatggACTGTCTTAGGTAGTTCCACGTGACAGTGAGCTGCCCACCTTGGAATTTCTCCCTGTACTGCTTCAACAGAAGACCGGCTACCTGGATCATAAGAAAAGTCGTTATACCCTATccctttattatatttaattaagAAGCAGAAAAGTTCTTTCAGTCTCAAATCTCAACCTGCTGCAGAAGAACGGTGTTGTCTCCCTCAAATGTCTGAAATATGTCATGATCATTCCTCAAACTTCCAAACCTATTGACAGCGGCATAACCATGGCCGCCACAAGCTTCTCTACATGTGCTCAATGACTTCTGTGTGTAAGAAGTGATATAGGCCTTAAGCCCAGCAGAAAGTGCATGTACATCCCCTACCAGTTCTTCATCATGAGTCTTCTTCATTTCAGAATATTTTTCCACCAGATGCAGTGTTGCAAAATGGAATGCATAGGTTGAAGCCAACATTGGCATAAGCTTGTGCTGCTGAGATTGGTAGTCAAGTATACTAACTTCAGGTTGTTTGGGAGGACCGAACTGTTGGCGCAGTAGAGAATATCTTGTTGCAATAACAACAGCAATCTTGAGAACACCCACAGACGAATACGCAAGGCCAACTCTACCACCAACAAGTTCTCCAAGGGTGGCAGCAAATCTTTTGCTAATTGTAGGCAGGCTGCTAGTGTATTTCCCATCCCGTGAGACGTCTCCAAATCGATTAAGAAGGTTATCACGTGGAATTCTTACTGAACGAAATCTTAACGCACCATTATCTACTCCATTCAAGCCAACTTTATGGCCACAATCTTGTATTTCAATCCCTGGCAGTGTTTTGTGGGTTTTCATATCCCTTATTGGTACAATAAATGCATGAACACCCATGTCGGTAACACCTTTTGTATCATGAGTTGGTAACATcagttttgcaaaaactgtTGCAAACTTTCCATGAACGGCAGCATTACCAATCCACCATTTAATGGCTCCATCATTTGGCGTGTCAATTATGAATTCATCTGTGAATGGATCAAAGGTGGCACCTGTCTGAAGACCTTGAACATTTGAACCTGATGAGAAAAAAGgatcaaaaataaattagagTAAATCCAGGCGTCCTAATTAtcagaataaaataaaaattaaaataatagctTTATTTGGTCAGGGACAGTTCTTTCTAAAAGTTTCAAATGTGTTCCTAACCAAAGAAGTGGTCACTGTTCCCAGGTTAAGTACAAATCATAAACTCCTTTATTTCTTTGAGAacagtgtttttttttaataggatCAAGGATGGAATTTGGGCTTGTGTGTTTATGGCTGTCTGCAAGGCAAATTCAATTAAGTGGCATTCTTATGGATGTTTATTGTTATATATCAACTGCCGTGCTATACTAACCACATCTTCAACTTCCAGATATCTCAGTGATATTGCCTAATATTCCTTTAATGCAAAAGAGAACGGCACAATGATCTAAATATTTCTTAGGAAAATACTGCTGTGAATTCCTACCAACATTCGTTACATGTATTGAGCCAATGTTTAAAGGATTTTATCACAACTTTAGCTACTTTTCTATCGATAAATATCATCTCCCTTCACGTAACTGCATAGTTTTAGGATTAAAGGTACTAATACAACTTTTATGTGTACTGCACACGACTAAAAAACATAGAAAAATCATGGATTTTGACCAGGGGGTATAAAATGGAAATTGATAGtgaaacaataataataaaagaagtGTTACAAAACAGGTTACCATGATGAAGTTCTGTCATTGCGAAGCAGCCCGGGTAATCCACATTGTCTATGCCATCGAAGTATTTGTCTCTGTGCTTTTTGGTTCCCAAGTTGATAACCGAACCTCCCCATAGACTGTTTTGAAAGTCCAGTCAGGTAAGAATTTGTTACTACCTCTATTAAGGAGAAACTGAAAACATAAGATCCATCATAGTTGCTATAAGCAATAGAGATTCAGAAAAAAAATACCAATTTGAACAGAAAAATACACCTTGTTAGCAAAGGGGAAAATTAGTTAAGACGCAGTACTCCTGGTCACCAACCAGCTTAAGGTTTGGAGATGATGCATGCTAAGAAGCATCAAATTCTAGCTTTTGCACAAACAAAGCATGGTCTTAAGTCGTTCTTTCCTAGGAACTTAAATCATTTGTTCATAATAGCAATAAAGCAGAAAACTCTATAGTTGATTTTACATGCTGTCCAATTGTAAAACCTCATTAAGACCACTAAGCTATTGAAGTCTGTTATACTTGGAATTCAGGTCTTTCAAATCGGCTCTTCATTTTTCGTAAAAGAGAATTTCAGTCCTAAAGCTCATTTATTCTGGTCCTATCAGGTCTGGATTAGATTTGAGATATGGCTATACTAAAGTGGAGTGGCAGTATTGTAAGACTCAAGCTGAAAGTTTTTCCTCAATAAACACAAAAGAGCAAATCAAGGCCTTGACTAGTACCCTATGTAATAGTTGCTTTGAGATATAAGAATCAGACTGGTCTATACCATCTTATTCAAAAGGAAGACTATCTGTTCTGTTTCTATTCATGCTGTTGAACTCAAATAAAGCCATAGAACCCAAAAGGATCTTCAGAAACTTCATCAACCCATATTTTTGAATCCTATTAGTCCTTGTAAATGATCTTTTTAGTGTATAGTGCTTATTACCTAATTTTTTACAAATTATTAGTAAAGAATTACCTAAATTTTCTGGTTAAATAATCAGCACAAAGAAAAGCCCAATGAATATTCTCATTGAGCACCAAATTGATTCATATGAACTACACCAAAGTGGCTAAATTCCACACACCTCTAACTCCTCACCGAAAAAGAGAAACtataaaaacaaacaaaacaaaacaaaggcTAGATAAAACCCAAAATTAgcattatgattatgtattcttattactccctccgtcccaatttatgtggcacagttGGAATTTTTTGAGTCCCAAGTTTTTCTTTAACCGGAATTTCTTTATATGCCTTTTTAATGTTTTCAATTGTAAATTatagtttccaaatatatacagtaaattttatttcaaaaaacttaaacttCTATGGCCGAATTCGAAGTTTAAATCTCGAATTTCCAacagtatcacataaattgggagtATTAATTACCAATACAAATCCAAGTCATACTTATTTCAAAAAGTCTGACTTTCTTTCAAGtaaaatggtgccacataaattggtaGAGAGggaatatgtatttttatttctaattacaGATATAACTGAAATTAAATTCAAGGGGGTGagggaaaagaaataaagaaattacCTGTACTGAACACCCATTTTGATACCAAGTGACATGTCAACACTTCCAACAGCTTCAACAATAGCAAAATACTTAGCTGGATCATCAATCACATACTTAAATGGTCTTATCCCACCTTCCCTAACCAATCCTACAAGTTGTTTCATGCACAATTCCCTATGTTCATCTTTTGATATCTCAATTGGTGTTTGCAGttcctttcttgaattaaaataaCCAAATACTTGTTCTTGTATATCCCTATGTTTACCTCTCATGTACTCCCCTAGTGTCACAGTGTTCACGTTAATAATAGCCTTCACCTTAGCAGCGCATCTTagcaactccaagtcatgatgaACCGGTGTGTCAAATTCTTGAACCGGGTTTAGGTGTAAGGTAAGCTTATTAATTCGACGGTTCactgtttcttgattttctttagtGTTTTTGACACCCTTTGAGATGATCTTTTGAGGGTCCATTGAATCTTGaaaaaaagatgatgaattaatGAATGTATAGATACAGAATTTGTTATGGATGTTGAAAATGGAAATGTTAAAAGGAGTTGAAATAGTAGTTTATACGGAACGTTAAGGTGACGTGTAATTACATGGACATTCCACGTGGAGGGATTTCATTGGAGGGAAAGGTGGTTAGTTGGTTTATTTGGCGCGCCTTTCGATGTGTAGATCAAGATAGGAATGGGCAAATGGGGATTTGGATGAGATTGGACTCAATCAagactaatattttttttcatatttttgactttttattttattggaagattgctttattttatttggaaaaagagaaaatctttttttttctttattgattTTGAATATTTATCCATTATTCGTTTAATTAGTTGCTTACTTATAGGAAAAGGACTTTCCGTTTTTGACTTCAGATATCCCAGCTTCTGTCGTCGCGGAGCTTATTGTACGTGAGGCTACAGTAAGGGTGTCAGGGGACAGTCCCGGTCCCGATTGGTGTACGGCCGGGTCCAGCACCGAACCGTCCCGGTCCCGGTCAACTATGGGGGAGCGGGCAGAGGGGGTAGGAGGACGGACGGGAAAAAGTCCCGGTCAGGGTCCCCCCCGGGaaattgcattttttttatttttttttagttggttAGACTTTTGACCATTGACAGCCTTACAAAAATGTTGACGTTGGACTCCAAACTGTCTGATTTTCAGTCGTTGGAGTCCCCTtctccccccaaaaaaaaaaccccaaagtttaataaattgcattttaatccaaattctaaactataaatacctcttcatttttatttattttcacacAAATTACCCATCAattatctctctctctaatatttGTTATCAATTATATCTCTAATATTTGgtgaaatattattattattttggtgaagTGGACAATATTTGAATTTTGGAGCAACTTTCAAGCTTCAAGTAAcataatttcaatttcaacgTTTACGGTTACGTTTGCTTTTATGCAGACATTTGGTACACTCGTTCCATCccttaatttatttaattcttgcattttatttgcggctttttttttaattaattttcatattttattttattatactttGATAATATGTCTAAAAAAGTTAAGATCCCAGTCCTAGGTAAAACTGTCGAAATCACTAACCCTTTTAGCCGTAGTAGTAAGGGTAAATATGGTTCTTCTAGTAAATCtaaaattcaatttaaaacAATACGGAGGATTTCACTCGTATTGATGaagcgatttttttttctccccctGGTTTCCCTCCTATTCCAGAAGATTTAGAATTACAAAATGAAGCCTTTGATAGAGCTTATGGTAATTTAGATTTTGATGATCTTGAAAATTTAGAAGTAGAAGAAGGAGAGGAATTAGATTTAAATGAGACACCTACTAGTCCCGTTACTGAATCTCCAACTCAGACTACATCTCAGTCTGGAGCTGGTTTTCCCCCTAAACCTCCTACTCGGGGTACGACTAAGGTGCAACGTCCTAGAACTAGTCTCGTATAAAAATTCATGACTTTAGATGATACTAAAACTCAGGCTATTTGTCACAAATGTAAACAAGTTAAAAAACACGGAAGCGGTGGAGGGGCGAGTGGGACGGGTGGTTTAGATAGACACTTGAGAACATGTGTTGGAAAACCATACTTAGATGCTCGATTAGCAGCCGGACTTAAAAACACAAACACACCGATCGGCGCAAGTAGTCCCGCTCCCGGTGGATCGGTTGGGGGATCTAATATGGTCCAACAAACTTTAAATCCTTCTAACCCCGCTGTCACTCAAATTGCTTATAATAAAGATAGAGATCGTGAAGAACTAGCTAAAATGGTTGCGGTTTGTGGCTTGCCTTTTAGTTTTCCTTCTAACCCCGATTTTGTGCATTATATTAGAGCTATGTATAACCCTACTTTTCAAGGCATTCCTAGATCATTTGTTCGTAGAGCCGACGTTTAAAATTTCAAAGTGATTATTGTCAATATATGCGTTGTGTGTTCCATCACCTAGATACTAGAGTGTCTGTCACTTCTGATATAGGTCGTAATGTTAATGACAATGATTATTTATGTGTTACGGCACATTGGATTGATCATAATTGGAATATGCGCGTATACTTGGTTATAAATATATTGATTAGAAAAAAACTGGTTCTTATATTTCTACAAATGTTCTAGACATTTTGCAATTATATGGTCTTGTTGACAAAGTATTAACTGTTACATTTGATAATGCTtcttccatgactaagagtgcTGAACTTATGGCTATAGAAATTTGCCCAATTAACATTGATATTTTTCATGTCCTATGTGCATGCCATGTTTAATTTAGTTGTAAAAGATGGTCTTGATTTATTTGAGGATTCTCTACAAAAAATACGATATGCTTGTCAATATGTTTTTAGCGCTCATAAGCAAAGTAgaattaatttgtttaaaaaatattgtgtTGAGCAAAATTTGCCTGTTagaaaaattccaaaagaagtTTGTACTAGGTGGAATTCtttatatgaaatttatttGCAATTAGATATTCCTCCTAACGAACATCCAAATGTTGAAGAGTGTAAACGTAGCATAGAATTAAAAGCTAAAATAATGTACAAAAATTATAAATCCGTGGAAAGTAGAAGTGGAAATCAACGTCcttcacaa contains:
- the LOC132059471 gene encoding protein ALTERED PHOSPHATE STARVATION RESPONSE 1, translating into MGATSSKSERSEALRLCKERKRFIKQAVDSRYALAAAHVSYVESLRNIGIGLRRYAEAEVLIESSLSTSDKTPSHSSYPSPSPSNIGGDGSPLSPSLNIVDTRLSYMRSNGPTAVTVRLSPNVPNMYVDDVDFSTPLPPPPPPGSGGSWDFFDPNDNESFRFVTHNGSRQLNFDEKDNDGDIQEEFLTPKSEPRSNNGHGKLEFHDSSSVMLPQRAENNNNGEGKDVGSEQKTNGSVGATIGKSALQVSGSKGDKTLVDEREDPSEFITHRAKDFLSSIKDIEHRFFRASESGKEISRMLEASKIRVGYSEAKGKSSVSAYLSSMGSGCCRRAGANMSGEADHVTKVITWKRTTSLRSSSSRNPLNSKDDNDDSGSDFVEDFCMIAGSHSSTLDRVYAWERKLYDEVKTIESIRRDYDRKCNQLRHQFAKDVSTQIIDKTRSVVKDLHSRIRVALYSVDSISKRIEKMRDEELLPQILELIQGLIRMWRAMLECHHAQYITISLAYHAKASASSPQGDTQKLIMSQLQDEVECFGLSFANWINSHTSYAEALNSWLQNCILHPRERVKGRRAFSPRRVLAPPIFVLCRDWTAGIKSLPSEELSDAIKDFLYDLRHSVGHHSEELQKKETTPEPGNEELEAKDEEKNDEKSSNLNCIHSSLTRVLDRLTKFSESSLKMCEDIKQRCETARNAYVNYRPPPRSFSI
- the LOC132059472 gene encoding acyl-coenzyme A oxidase 2, peroxisomal, with translation MDPQKIISKGVKNTKENQETVNRRINKLTLHLNPVQEFDTPVHHDLELLRCAAKVKAIINVNTVTLGEYMRGKHRDIQEQVFGYFNSRKELQTPIEISKDEHRELCMKQLVGLVREGGIRPFKYVIDDPAKYFAIVEAVGSVDMSLGIKMGVQYSLWGGSVINLGTKKHRDKYFDGIDNVDYPGCFAMTELHHGSNVQGLQTGATFDPFTDEFIIDTPNDGAIKWWIGNAAVHGKFATVFAKLMLPTHDTKGVTDMGVHAFIVPIRDMKTHKTLPGIEIQDCGHKVGLNGVDNGALRFRSVRIPRDNLLNRFGDVSRDGKYTSSLPTISKRFAATLGELVGGRVGLAYSSVGVLKIAVVIATRYSLLRQQFGPPKQPEVSILDYQSQQHKLMPMLASTYAFHFATLHLVEKYSEMKKTHDEELVGDVHALSAGLKAYITSYTQKSLSTCREACGGHGYAAVNRFGSLRNDHDIFQTFEGDNTVLLQQVAGLLLKQYREKFQGGQLTVTWNYLRQSMNSYLSQPNPVTARWEGEDHLRDPNFQLDAFRYRTSRLLQSVAIRLQKHSKTLGGFGAWNRCLNHLLTLAESHIESFILEKFIEAVKNCPDESSRAALKLVCDLYALDRIWNDIGTYRNVDYVAPNKAKAIHKLSEYLCFQVKNIARELVDAFDLPDYVTRAPIGVQTPSEAYSQYTQNVGF